CGATTTtcgaccttcatgggggctggccatttggccatgcctggaccatcacttatgtattttcaacggtggagtttctacacaccatagattaaggtgtggagctctgctgttcctcaagtattaatgcaatcactATTATTCTTATATTCAATTCaccttattcttattctaaaatattcgctgcactttaacatgatgaatgtgatgatccatgacactcatcatcattctcacctatgaacgcgtgcctgacaaccactctcgTTCTACATTTGATCGAGCGCAtgtctcttagcctccattccgaaagatcggagtcttcgtggtttaagctagaattattggcggccattcctaagatccggaaagtctaaaccttgtctgtggtattccgagtaggatctgagatgggatgactgtgacgagcttcaaactcgcgagtgttgggcgtagtgagagacgcaaaagaatcactggattctattccaacatgatcgagaactgacagatgattagccgtgctgtgacagagcatttggaccattttcactgagaggatgggaagtagccattgacaatagtgacgccctacatacagcttgccatagaagggagtaAGAATggttggatgaaagcagtaggaaagcagagattcagaaggaacaaagcatctccatacacttgtctgaaattcccactaatgatttacataagtatctctatctctattttatgctttattcatcctaattttcgaaaaccattataaccatttgaatccgcctgactgagatttacaagatgaccatagcttgcttcataccaataatctccgtgggatcgacccttactcacgtaaggtattacttggacgacccagtgcacttgctagttagttgtgcgaagttgtgacaaagtgtgattcacgtttgagagctccaagtctttggcgccattgttgatgatcacaatttcgtgcaccagcgaTGATTGTCAGTAGTCACATACTGATGGTGTTCTTAACCATATCGATACATATGCATGTATAGTATGTAGTGAAAAGCCATATCTGAGATTTGTTCCCAAGTAATGTCAGGTTGTGGGATGCAAATCGATACATGAGCTCATTGCCTATGctaggactagacatgcatcatatttgGTTGTGCATATTTCTGTGAATGTGTGTATGCTTTTGGTTGAttgttttttctattctttgttTGTTGAAGTTGTATCTGTTCTATTGCTTGTTTGCTGTATAGTAAAGAATAAAATGAACTTAACTGctaccccgaccctactaaggaCTCCCCAATTCTTACTCCCTCTTTTCACCCTATAGGTAGAGATGGGCAAACCTTTCCATGATCTACCAAAAGTTTCTTCTTACGAGGACCCTAATCTCATACACGTTTATATACTCCATGAGCCATCAGAGAGAAGGACCAAGAGAAGGACCATATGGTTGTTTTTGTATTGGCAACATCCTATGTAGCCACATTTGAAGACCTAGAGTGTCTTTCCCTCACTTTTGTGACCTTAGAGGGGACTAGGCTTATAAAGAGAATTAGACTAGCTTGGTTCCAGTTTAGAAATTTTTTAGATACGCCAGGACTTGGGATGTCATATGCGCACACGCGCGCgtgcacacacacacaaaaatatTATCTAACTATCCTAGGAATGTTTCCAACTGGATTCGTATGAGGTTGACGACGTTTGACTGTAAGCTTAGTTCTTTGTAcatatttgatataaaaatgaCCATGTTACTATTATTAATACTTGCTTTATTTGCTAGTCTTTTATAATTCTGCTGCATATGTATTTGAATTAATGACTTAACATtttcaaaatagaaaaaaattacccATAAATCGACAATATATTAACTACGATCAGGctcatatttattaaataatagataataattagaaaGACAAGTCTAGCACTCAATTTTTGGTATCTAGACACACTAAAAATTGGACTTTTATAATTTGGTATCAAAGCAGTTTGTTCCTGTTAGAGCCTGGAGAATGGACTGAATCATGCATCACTGCATACTCTGTTATGTGTCTCATGTTGTTAAGGTATCCTTGAGATACATTTGGCATGAATTTCTATGAGCGCTTATTTTAGGAATGTTCGTGCTTAACTTGAGATATTAAGACTAATCACTTTAATGTTGATTGTTTAGTACAGATAAGACATCAATAGCTGCGAATAGGCATAGTAATCGGGTGAGGACTTTTAAATGACGAATTGGTACAGGGTGCAACTATCTTCATAACAGTTATGTCTTCCATGGCTATCGCTATGCGGGATCCGGTTGCTACGAGAAACAGACTGTTCTCTTTGTCAAGATGGCCTAAAGAAAATAGAACGCTTGCAGATGGATCCTTTCTGAACTTTCATCCTTAGCATTGTTTATATTCCTCTTCAAGCATCTTGTACCGTTTGATCTTGAGCTAGATTTGGGGTAATAATCAATCTTTAATTCATCAAAAACATTATCATTGACTTTGTTTGTCTATAATTGTGAACCTTGTGTTTCTTTGATTGAGTTGGAACTTGTTTTAATCTAACATATAATCTTTTTTTCTATTGTTGCTGTCAAAGTTCTTTGCCTCATATTTCTTTCTTAAGGTACGATTTAATTATGTTTCTGATACACTTCACTGTATCTATATATCATTATTTAATTAGAATTCTATTCAGCCTTCTGAACTCTTGTAAACAATGTCTGTGTTGTTCATCCTTTTCTTTCTGAATTTTGACTTCTTTTGCTTGAGTTTGAGTTTGTTTGGTGTCATATGTGATACCCTATTTTCCTCGGATATAGTTTGTGAACGCAGAAGGTGAGATCGGCTTATGTGTGATATCACAAGAAATCGCAAAAATTGTAGATGTGATGGGAAGGCTTTGCGAGATGGTTATAGATTAAGGAAGTGGTCATGTTTCATTGAAAACTCTAAACGTACACCGAGTTATTTGTCAAACCCCGAGTCTCATACTTCTGAAGTTTAATTTGCATTTAACCTATCCTATCTCTggttttgttcttcattctacggattagttattattagaaaataacTCTAATCTAACTTGAATTCTTTTGAATCTTGAAAAAGCTATATTATTAGAATTACAACTTGAAACCTTTTCTCACAAATCATTAATTATTTAGACTTAATGTGGTACGTGACATATAACTGCATCATTTTTTGGGTTCTTAGGGTTTGTGTGGTTTATAAATAAGAAATTGGATTTAACCCTCTAATACAATTGGTTTATCAAGGAATTGACGGTTGGTTGAATTAGAGGAGATTGAATTACCTAGAAATAGGAATGCAATCACTTGGGGTTTGccataaaattaatatttgcaCGATCAAGATAGTTGACATTGAACATTAATTCGGACATTTAAATATCTCCAAAGCCTTAACTCTATTCTCATACCGTTTCTCAACGATTCATTATTTGTTTTCCTTaatttattgccttttatgttaTTCAATCTTCACAACTCTCATTTCAATTTGTCTAACTAGAACAACTAATCAACCATTGCTTGCTTAGTCCGTTAATCCTCGTGAGATCGACACTCACTTACCTAAgtttattacttggtatgactcGGTGCACTTGTTGGTAAGTTGTGGTTAGAAATTCTGCACCAAGTTTAATCTAAAATTGCATATGAAAATTGCTcatttctttgtttaatctAAAATTGAATCCATGATAAAAAAGAGTCAAATAACAAAGAAGACACCATAATTCTCAATGGCTCAATTATGGATCACTCTAATGTCACTTGTTGAAaattctaagattttcttaatCCTAAGACCAtccatattaaattattaagaaaaaaaatactagaGAGCGAAAGTGTATCTGAATTTGTAAATATAATTGAAAGAATTTAGTTATTTGATCTTTTTCAACCAAAGCCTTCTGTATCCCTGATAAGGGTGAATCACAACTCctctaatgaaaaaaaaagctaCGGAAGTGGCTCTGATGTGTTGGGACCAAAACCCTGaagtcattatttatatttaaatgtgCCACTCATTAAACCCTGaaatccaaataaaatagtatctttaattttatttttatttaactctaaataaaaaataataataatttattcaattcaatatttataataataaataagatcCCTATTTACTaagttatttaatataaaataacttaatttataattataattaatatatattatctataaataaattaaaaaataataatttcaagTAGGGAGTTACTATAATAATACTACTTGGTTCATGTACGAACAAGTAGCACTAGCATATGACAAACTATACCACAGCGAGCTATCAAAGGAAAGATTTACAAATCGTTATTTCGTATCCAATAAGTTAATCGCGATTTGGTGGTAATCCACactaaattacaaaattggAGTCACGTTTCACACTAGTAAAAGtagttaataaaaatagttgATACATTTGCTTCGTAtgaatgttaattttaatttcttgcacacATCATCCTTTTGGTCTACAGGtcattataattattgaattcaATTGGAACCCCAATGGATTGGACAACCCCCAATCCTAAGTACACAACACACCCACACACTCCTCACatatttatcacatttttttctCAATTGCATCCTCTAGGATTTGAACCCTAGACCTTGAGGTGGGGAGAGGGGAGAAATGCCACTAGAGCCAAGGCTCATTGGCAATTCAATTGGAGACCTAAGACATTGTTTCAGTGATAAAGTAGGCccatatatagttatatatagaAATCTAAATCTAAAATAGGCCCATAGTATTTCAATATATACACCTACGTCAACATATCCATACCCGTCTCGTCTGGCTCCTAATCTATTATGGCCTATGATCCCTTCACAAGAGAGATGCATCCACATTTTTATAAGGTATATTTTATTCTGGTCTCCAATCGAGATCGGACCTTATATTTCACTCCCTAATGAACCCAACATCCTCattgacaaattaatttaaatattgactTTGATACCATCTTTGATAACATCTGCAACAAGCTAGTCCACTCACTTATAGATATTGTCTGTTTGGCACTCCaaatcttataattttatttttgatggaGGAATGCAAAGTAAATAATAGCAGCCCATTAAGCAAGCAAGACAGATAATGTAATAAcaagcaaaatcaaaatcaacccAAACTTAGAAAGCAAACAAAGTAGATCAAATTAGGCATATATGAAAAGAAAGTATTAAAAAGCAGTCCATGACAAAAGCATTCCATATAGCAAGCAAATAAGAGCATAACCAACAAGGAAAGAAGATAAGAATGAGCTCAAGAATATGGTTGATTATGTGCAGtacatgaagaagaaaataacaaaaacaaggTCGCACGCTTGACAGAATCAAATTGGTGCAAGGACAAGAAGAaatcacaaaacaaaaaaaaaaatctcctaCATTACTTTATTCTGCGTGCTGATCTTAACAACAAAAGTGTTTAAAGTTATCGATTTTATAAAGGATTTCAACTTTCTTCCCAAACGCAACTAAAATCTTCATGATGAACTTAAGATTggcaaagaaaaaataaactagAAGAAGTCTTGACTATGATTATAGTTTTGATAAATTGGACTCTCAATAAGAGTGATTGTTGATGAttatgatgaaaaagaaaaaaaaaatctagaagTTCTAATTTCATATCCTGATCTGACTAATGGAGCAAGTTATAATATAGAATTGATAGTCCTTCTAAAAGTTCTTTGGCAATTCTTTATTATCTTGATATAAAGATAATGATAAATTTAAAGAACTTTTCTCAAAAGACCTCTTCTTTTCACGCCTAATAAAAAGCTAATAAAATTCGTGAAAATTTTACCATAGATGAATATATAATACGATGATAACCAGAaccttaaataaatttattgtttagACTTCACTCCTTTTTTATTAgtagtttgattattttatttgttatttgaaattattttaatgtCGTATGAACTTGTAAATTgtgaatatatattttgatttgtgaGTTAGACTGtgaatttgtattaaattatgaatttatattaatttataagttGTGACTTATGACTTTTGACtggttataatttatataagtcatggataatttgattttatttgagatttattttattatttttaaaactaatatttgttattagattttttgtattttttatattttactagtAACCTCTAGTCAGGTTACGTTTACGATTCAACGAATTAtgattttaaactaattttttaaatcagaATAAAAACTATGAATTTACTATCTTAATAGTCagaattaaattagataatataaaataatatatttttgtataaattatttttattttaataaacgAGTTATAGTTCAAATAGCATAATTTTTTCATACTTACTTAAGAGATGTGGGTTTGAGAtttcttatctttaaaaaaataattttctttttaataattttaaactgAGAATttagtaaagaaaaaaattttcgattCACTACATTGACCGATTAATTCGCATTAAGTTAACCCAGAATCCCAGATAAATCTCATACATATACCACTGTAATAGTGTTAACTACACACAAAATAATTAGAGGAGAccctaaaaataaaagaataaaatgctCGGAAAAAAGTAAGCATGCAAATACTAAAAATTGTAGAGCTGGACTGCTCGAgtgtaaattataaaaagagaaaaggtgTGAATTGGAAAGAAACATATAGCGAGCCTTCCAGGCTTGACTATTTTCAAAGGTTTCAAGCATTGGACTTTTGACTCAATACTTTTCCAACCTTCCCTTTCATTCCCTCTTCTCCTCTCATTTGGCtgcttctacttttcttttatttctcacCCTCCCATATAtattctctatctctctctgtCACACACTCTCTCTCAACATCCTTCTCATAATTCATGTCTTCTTTGCTACTACTACTTTTCAAGAACATATAACTTGGCAGGAACATACAAGATCCAACACAATAATAATTTCCCTGCTCCCTCAATCCCCCCTATATGCAGGTGGggctactctttttcttttttcttttttcacttttctGAGTTATTCTTCATGTCATATAtgtattatgattattattattattattattattattattattattattattattattaaatttcattTCAACTGTTTATATACCCCTTGAAATTTTCCTCCCACAGTATTGGTAGCTAGAGATAGTGATCATCGCCCACTTCAATATACTTTTCAAATCACTTTCTCTGTTAATTATTTGATCTCTTCTTACATATTTCTCCTTTCATTCACACACAAGAGACTAACagataaattaaattacctTAATTAATTGCCTTGCGTTGAGTTTTTCACCATAGGCCATATATAGTAATAATTAGTAACCAAAACATGTATTTTCATCATGACCTATTCATATATATGATTGTCTCCTTAATTAATTAGTCAGCAGAAACTTCCTTCATCAACTACTCTTCCACCAACACCATGATCAAGTTCATTTCCTTTTACTCTTTCTTTTAACTTTACTTGTTTAGTTTGAgacaaaaaaaacacataatcaTAATAACAATGCAAATGAGTCACTAGCATTGAAGTTTGTGTCCCAATGATGGAAGGTGTGTTCTTCCTGCCAGAAGTCGCCAGAACCGGTTATCTTCGCTCTATAGTGCAGTCTGTTGGCTGCGCCTACATTTGTCTCTGGTCCTTTGATCCCACTTCTTCTCCTAATAAGTATATACTATATACTATTAGTTAATTCcattactatatatattatatatatatatatatatatacttctacttctactggggaaataatataattaattaaatcaaatgaaaTTCTGATTTGACTTGGTGTGGTTTCTTAATTTGCATATATAGTCGGTTGTTCTTCTTGGATGGTTTCTACAATAACGTCAGAAACAACCAACAAGCAAGCTCTTCATTGGGGAGTGTGGCGCAACAACTCTTTAATCAGTTCAGGACTTTAAGATTTGATGCAAATGATGAGTAAGCAAGCCTtgcttatatatttatattttaatgcaatttgagcaTGCTTCtttttgtatataatatttaaattctcttcttgtatttaatattatttattattgttgaatgTTCAGCCGTATTCCTGGACTAGCTTTTAGGAACAACCGTCCGTACGTAGAGGTGCAGCAACCGGAACTTCTCAGACTCGCATGGACTCAAATACAAAAACAATTCTTTCAGGTACGTATTAATTACCGCATAAACAAAGTAGTAATAATAGTGATGGTGAGGACATTCATTTTTTATCATGTATGTTGACATACGAACTtgtgttttttatgtttttgcagGAAGCAAGGATTAAGGTTTGTTTTCTTTCCAAGAGAAACTTGaaattctttttgttattaaaCAATCCATTAATCCATTGTTATCATCTTCATCACTTCTCAGACTGCTGTATTCATGGGGTGCAACAAAGGGGAAATTGAGCTTGGTTTCTTAAATTTGTCTCAGGTAATTAAGCACCCCAATTATATATTTACATATTATCAATGTAAGAAGAATGTCAAgtgttatcaaaatttattattttttattattagttagttattaatgtttaaaaatataaaatataatataatatattattagattacTAGACTAAAAGAATTGAGTTAATGAGATGATATTTTTGTTCATATACTGAACCGAATTATTgaatgttaattaattattgttgcttCACAGGCTGAAATTCAAACAGCACTTAGCAGTTTGTTCCAGGAAGATTTCTCTTCTGGTCGGCAAATAATGGATCATCAGAATAATCCACcctcatcatcttcatcttctttgagATCATTATCCACAACAGCTGGCAGCCCTGAATACTCCTCACTCCTATTCAACATTCCTCCGGCCGGAGCTACCGCGGGAGCAATAGTACCTAACACAATGTCTCCTTTGTCATCTAACACACAATCAGCATTGCTAACTAATTACGTATTCCCGAGTCATCACCAGGAGATCGAAAACGAGACACTAATGAGAGTGTTCCTGAACGCTATATCACCACAACAgcatcaaaacttgccttataaCATCACTGTGGTGCACCCTGAGAGTAGCGCTTTCAAGAGGTACAGGACGGAACCGGAACCGGGACCGGAACGGGCGCCGGAGAGTTTGCGGAGTAGGCAAAGCCTTATGAAGAGATCGTTAGCGTTCTTTAGGAGCATCAATGCTATGAGAATAAGGGAACGGATTCAAGCCACTCGCCCCTCTAGCACACAGCTTCATCATATGATAGCTGAGAGAAGAAGGCGCGAGAAGCTCAACGATAATTTTCAGGCTCTTAGAGCATTGCTTCCTCCCGGAACTAAGGTACCTACACAAAATTATTTGTTGGAATTTCTGTCATGATaatacatttttcaaaattttaaattcataggACAAAGTTACATAGCTAAATCTCTAGCATATTTTATACAAGAGCTTTTTTTAAGATTTGCCtgaactttttcttttcatttttatgatttaactTACGTTaaaagatttttcttttaatattaatattaatataactttaatatttttttgccaTATAAGTTTTAACATGATGTcatgatattaatttttttttaaatttaaacaattaaatagAAGCTTATAGAttattatacaaaaatattatttgtatactaaaataaatcatcatatatataatatttaatttattttcaatagaTATTTTAGTGACGAatattattgattaattttagtgtatactTAATATGTTggtgattatatttttaaccatTTCAATTGTgaataattgaaattaattaataatttggaagggaagaaaatataattaaagCTTTATGTCTGTTATTCTAGCTTAATAATGTTGACTTTgttattgtttaatttgatttgtttaGAAAGACAAAGCGTCTATACTAACAACTGCAAAGGAGACACTGAGTTCATTGATGGCGGAAATTGAAAAGCTGAGGATAAGAAATCACGAGTTAGAATCACGTTTGCCTGAAAGCAGCAAAGAATCAAGCGCTGCCGATCAAGAAATTAGCAAAACTATGTTATTGGTGCCACCAAACGAGAGATTTCATGTTCAAATTTCAGATGTgccacaatcatcatcatcatcatcgtcagaAGAGAGAAGGGTGGATTTGCATGTCGCTTTGAGGGGGCAAATTTCTCAGATTGATGCGGTGATTCGGTTATTGGAGTTCTTGAAACTGGCTCAGAATGTGAGCTTGATTACCATGAGAACAAATACCAATAATGTTGGTCAAGggaataataattatattaatcaaCTAACATTCAGATTAAGGATTCTTGAGGTATGTTACTTATCATTCATCAAAATGCATGTGCTTATAGTAACTTGTTAGACAAATTCTGCTTTTGTTTAGgattttattgctctttcttgAATTAATTCTGGTTTTGCTGTTGCTGTTATGCAAAAGTTATAGAAATATATATGAGCATTAGTTAATTATGATAAACTAAcctagctatttcttataaggcATGTATATAGGTTCCCACTTCCTGCATAGATTAACTAATTTAACTTGAATAAAATTGTGGTTCAAGCTAATTAAGTACATAGAATTCAAGATTTCAAAGTTGGTTAAACATTTTAGAAAAAGTTCTGATTGATTAGAATTAGTAAACTATATACATGCCTAGGTGTACGTGGACTggaaattataaataatttctaagaattttaagataagaatttaaaatttgaaaaattatttttaataaatttgatttctaacaaaattaaaatatcatcattttaatttttacattttttttgatatatttaattcTCATGAGAATAAAatctttataataaaataatacttaaACCACACACTCTTAGATTAGCCACATCATGAaacctaattataaaataataagtatTAAATGTGTTTTctagaaataattttaatattttatttgattttattttgttcttaatgttttttatttatgtcaaaattatttttgatatttatttcatttaaaatattaaagacaaaattaaaaatatttagagataatttaaaaaaataaaaaatattagaaataaaattaaatattaaaaatatttttttataaaagaaattgaGAACATTAGAAATAAAATGCATACTTTAcgcaaataataataagagaaagACTCAAAGTTggttaaaatttgtttaaaattttttaattagtttgctTCATTAAATACTAAGGAGATTATTTAAATGATGATATTGCATATCTTGCCATATAGTATTTTAACTTGTCATGTCATCAACATTTAATTTGTGATGTCAGTAtttaatgaaataaattaaCGATATgacaacttttaaaattttactaaattctaaattagttaaaagaaaatatttaaaggaacaaaaaaatattcaaaaagataaaaagctTTCCTGTATAAACATAATGGTTTGAATTTTAAAACATTATGTAGTAATTGttgtatataaattaaattttaattatttagagatttcaaacaaaatatcgactaattaacatatattattatgtaaccaaaaagataaatattattattattaatgaaaattaattatatattcaaaTAGTGCAATGTTTTATATAGTTAATACTTAAAAGCAAGTtgctctaataataataataataataataataataataataataataataatggaaaagaaaaagaagaataaggaaGGAG
The genomic region above belongs to Arachis duranensis cultivar V14167 chromosome 3, aradu.V14167.gnm2.J7QH, whole genome shotgun sequence and contains:
- the LOC107479037 gene encoding putative transcription factor bHLH041; protein product: MMEGVFFLPEVARTGYLRSIVQSVGCAYICLWSFDPTSSPNNRLFFLDGFYNNVRNNQQASSSLGSVAQQLFNQFRTLRFDANDDRIPGLAFRNNRPYVEVQQPELLRLAWTQIQKQFFQEARIKTAVFMGCNKGEIELGFLNLSQAEIQTALSSLFQEDFSSGRQIMDHQNNPPSSSSSSLRSLSTTAGSPEYSSLLFNIPPAGATAGAIVPNTMSPLSSNTQSALLTNYVFPSHHQEIENETLMRVFLNAISPQQHQNLPYNITVVHPESSAFKRYRTEPEPGPERAPESLRSRQSLMKRSLAFFRSINAMRIRERIQATRPSSTQLHHMIAERRRREKLNDNFQALRALLPPGTKKDKASILTTAKETLSSLMAEIEKLRIRNHELESRLPESSKESSAADQEISKTMLLVPPNERFHVQISDVPQSSSSSSSEERRVDLHVALRGQISQIDAVIRLLEFLKLAQNVSLITMRTNTNNVGQGNNNYINQLTFRLRILEGSEWDVSAFQEAVKRVVGDLAQFQVDH